In one window of Microbacterium dextranolyticum DNA:
- a CDS encoding carbonic anhydrase has product MTDATTEARPTPTAVWDDMRDGNARFVAGEPRHPRQDVERRHELASAQTPRAALFGCADSRLAAEIIFDQGLGDLFVVRNAGQVASDSAIASLEYAVAALDVSLIIVLAHDACGAVRAAIDSTALDSPELPPHIWRLIAKIVPAARTVLRKSGGVDPRELDAEDVGIEHLGNTIDDLLASSRLISDAVAEGRLGIVGANYRLGEGTAVPHVTVGIDG; this is encoded by the coding sequence ATGACGGATGCCACGACCGAGGCCCGGCCGACGCCGACGGCGGTCTGGGACGACATGCGCGACGGCAACGCGCGCTTCGTCGCCGGAGAGCCGCGCCACCCGCGTCAGGACGTCGAGCGTCGTCACGAGCTCGCATCGGCTCAGACGCCGCGCGCCGCACTCTTCGGCTGCGCCGATTCGCGCCTCGCCGCGGAGATCATTTTCGACCAGGGGCTCGGCGACCTCTTCGTGGTGCGCAACGCCGGCCAGGTCGCCTCGGACTCGGCCATTGCGAGCCTCGAATACGCGGTAGCAGCCCTCGACGTTTCGCTCATCATCGTGCTCGCGCACGATGCCTGTGGTGCGGTGCGCGCGGCGATCGACTCCACGGCACTCGACAGCCCCGAGCTGCCGCCGCACATCTGGCGCCTCATCGCGAAGATCGTGCCCGCGGCCCGCACCGTGCTCCGCAAGAGCGGAGGGGTCGACCCGCGCGAGCTCGACGCGGAAGACGTCGGGATCGAGCACCTGGGCAACACGATCGATGACCTGCTGGCGTCGTCTCGCCTGATCAGCGACGCCGTTGCCGAAGGGCGCCTGGGCATCGTCGGCGCGAACTACCGCCTCGGCGAGGGCACCGCCGTGCCGCACGTCACCGTCGGCATCGACGGCTGA
- a CDS encoding isoprenyl transferase: MTATRSGEGRGFLYRLYSSHLRRQLTDATVPHHVAMMIDGNRRWARQAGLATVADGHRAGAAKMHEFLRWCDALGIRVVSLYLLSHDNLRKRDSQELSDLIEIIAELADELSLEPGWRVQHVGRSTGLPPELARVLADAEGRTRGNTGLHVNLAVGYGGRGEIVDAVRSIITQHQRDGGSLEELAASLTPEQIGEHLYTGGQPDPDLVIRTSGEQRLSDFLLWQSAHSEFYFVEALGPDLREVDFLRAIRDYATRDRRYGG; this comes from the coding sequence GTGACAGCGACGCGTTCGGGTGAGGGCAGAGGGTTCCTCTACCGGCTCTACAGTTCGCACCTGCGGCGCCAGCTGACCGATGCGACGGTGCCCCACCACGTGGCCATGATGATCGACGGCAACCGGCGATGGGCGCGCCAGGCGGGCCTTGCGACGGTCGCCGACGGGCACCGCGCCGGTGCGGCGAAGATGCACGAGTTCCTGCGCTGGTGCGATGCCCTCGGCATCCGCGTCGTCTCGCTCTACCTGCTCTCGCACGACAACCTCCGCAAACGCGACTCCCAAGAGCTCTCGGACCTCATCGAGATCATCGCCGAGCTCGCCGACGAGCTCTCGCTCGAACCGGGCTGGCGGGTGCAGCACGTCGGCCGCTCGACCGGCCTTCCCCCCGAGCTCGCCCGTGTGCTCGCCGACGCGGAGGGCCGCACTCGGGGCAACACCGGGCTGCACGTCAACCTGGCGGTCGGCTACGGCGGTCGGGGCGAGATCGTCGATGCCGTCCGCAGCATCATCACGCAGCATCAGCGCGACGGCGGATCTCTCGAAGAACTCGCGGCGAGCCTCACGCCCGAGCAGATCGGCGAGCATCTTTACACCGGGGGACAGCCCGACCCCGATCTCGTCATCCGGACCTCGGGAGAGCAACGGCTCAGCGACTTTCTGCTGTGGCAGTCGGCGCACTCGGAGTTCTATTTCGTCGAAGCGCTCGGTCCCGATCTGCGTGAGGTCGACTTCCTGCGGGCGATCCGCGACTACGCCACACGCGATCGGCGCTACGGCGGTTGA
- a CDS encoding DUF4245 family protein has protein sequence MGAPRIVAELGRPETAQETADRKAAASAAYRSSKTFRNLIAALLITVAVVAVVYLGVPRGSFAEPEPVDVPAAAASATASLGHPLIVPTAPADWRANSAGLEGGTWRVVYAWPSGFVRVAQGIDAPTGWASRQLGGFAPTGTVTIDGVDWDEYRISTSASKDSISYALATPAGRDTVLVYGSTDAASAATVASGLADQIRSLREETP, from the coding sequence ATGGGTGCGCCCCGTATCGTCGCCGAGCTCGGCCGTCCCGAGACTGCGCAAGAGACCGCCGACCGCAAGGCGGCCGCATCCGCCGCGTACCGGTCGAGCAAGACCTTCCGCAATCTCATCGCTGCGCTGCTCATCACCGTCGCGGTGGTCGCCGTCGTCTATCTGGGGGTTCCCCGGGGGTCGTTCGCCGAACCCGAGCCCGTCGATGTGCCTGCCGCTGCCGCGTCGGCGACGGCGTCGCTCGGGCATCCGCTGATCGTGCCGACCGCCCCGGCGGACTGGCGCGCGAACTCGGCGGGACTCGAGGGCGGCACCTGGCGCGTCGTCTACGCGTGGCCGTCCGGTTTCGTGCGGGTCGCGCAGGGAATCGATGCGCCCACGGGCTGGGCGAGCCGGCAGCTCGGCGGTTTCGCACCGACCGGAACCGTGACGATCGACGGGGTCGACTGGGACGAGTACCGGATCTCGACGTCCGCCAGCAAGGACTCGATCTCGTACGCTCTGGCCACGCCCGCGGGGCGCGACACCGTGCTCGTCTACGGATCGACGGACGCCGCCAGCGCGGCCACCGTCGCCTCGGGCCTCGCCGACCAGATCCGATCCCTGCGTGAGGAGACACCATGA
- a CDS encoding aminotransferase class V-fold PLP-dependent enzyme, which translates to MSELESMIDSFGDVAPGYLDWARFGPLSPAVRAEMHADAEMLGTGRPSGIDLVSDRTAEARELLGRLMELPADEIVLQPSTTHGLSHALFGLAGTVLVPAREFPAVRVAAGRAAEARGVLTVREIDPPDGIVRVENVAAALTDDVTAVALSLVDFRTGALVDLAGLREAIGDRLLIVDAIQAFGVVDVDWGLADVVVGNGYKWLRAGRGTGFARFSPRARERIVPVLSGISGMVGDAGTLGLPAPREGAAAYSVAPSDPLAASRLAASLRELLDVGVADVAAHVRDRARDVISLADAFGVPVLTPRDAHAGIVALLPDPADAAALAAAFANHGVTVTARGSSIRVSTHLGSGSASIDLLGAALADAAARRVVAIDFSAERGPDPSASEVFTIEIPEEDALLARPSDATDDGTPEQSDEAVAFDGNIAQVEIAASDTAEVVIATVEDDTDPYASDASSGADVPLIVHSDGESDADVSGDDEHRESVQI; encoded by the coding sequence GTGAGTGAACTGGAATCGATGATCGATTCGTTCGGCGACGTCGCGCCGGGGTATCTGGATTGGGCGCGCTTCGGTCCGCTTTCGCCTGCGGTGCGCGCCGAGATGCACGCCGACGCCGAGATGCTCGGCACGGGTCGTCCCTCCGGCATCGACCTGGTCAGCGACCGCACCGCCGAGGCGCGCGAGCTGCTGGGCCGGCTGATGGAGCTCCCCGCCGACGAGATCGTGCTCCAGCCGTCCACGACCCACGGCCTCAGTCATGCCCTGTTCGGTCTCGCCGGCACCGTGCTCGTGCCGGCGCGGGAGTTCCCCGCCGTACGTGTCGCCGCGGGGCGCGCCGCCGAGGCGCGCGGTGTGCTCACGGTGCGCGAGATCGATCCGCCCGACGGCATCGTCCGCGTCGAGAACGTCGCTGCCGCGCTCACCGACGACGTCACGGCGGTCGCCCTGAGTCTGGTCGACTTCCGCACCGGTGCGCTCGTCGATCTGGCGGGGCTGCGCGAGGCGATCGGCGACCGTCTGCTGATCGTCGACGCCATCCAGGCCTTCGGCGTCGTCGACGTCGACTGGGGGCTCGCCGATGTCGTCGTCGGAAACGGCTACAAGTGGCTGCGCGCCGGGCGCGGCACCGGGTTCGCCCGGTTCTCACCCCGGGCGCGGGAGCGCATCGTCCCCGTCCTGTCGGGAATCTCCGGAATGGTGGGCGATGCGGGCACCCTCGGTCTTCCCGCCCCGCGCGAGGGCGCTGCGGCGTACTCCGTCGCTCCCTCCGACCCGCTCGCGGCCTCGCGGCTCGCGGCGTCACTGCGGGAGTTGCTCGACGTCGGCGTCGCGGATGTCGCGGCGCACGTGCGTGATCGCGCCCGCGACGTCATCTCCCTCGCCGACGCGTTCGGTGTGCCCGTGCTCACGCCGCGCGACGCCCACGCGGGCATCGTCGCTCTCCTTCCCGACCCCGCCGACGCCGCGGCATTGGCGGCCGCCTTCGCCAACCACGGTGTGACCGTCACCGCGCGGGGGTCCAGTATCCGCGTGTCCACCCATCTGGGCAGCGGATCGGCGAGCATCGACCTGCTGGGTGCAGCTCTCGCCGACGCCGCGGCTCGTCGGGTCGTGGCCATCGACTTCAGCGCCGAACGGGGACCCGACCCGAGCGCTTCCGAGGTCTTCACGATCGAGATCCCCGAGGAGGATGCTCTGCTGGCACGTCCGAGCGATGCGACCGACGACGGCACGCCCGAACAGTCCGATGAGGCCGTCGCCTTCGACGGGAACATCGCTCAGGTGGAGATCGCCGCCAGCGACACGGCCGAGGTCGTGATCGCGACGGTCGAGGACGACACCGACCCGTATGCCTCGGACGCGTCCTCTGGCGCGGACGTACCGCTCATCGTCCACAGTGACGGCGAGTCCGACGCCGACGTATCGGGCGACGACGAGCACCGCGAGTCCGTGCAGATTTAA
- a CDS encoding PhoH family protein, whose amino-acid sequence MTTRVPEQQLSIERDSEVDQDLRTYVLDTSVLLSDPRAFFRFAEHSVVVPVVVISELESKRHDPELGYFARQALRHLDELRVEHGRLDFPVPVGEGGTLRVELANTDASVLPTGLRLSDNDTRILAVAANLASDGQEVTVVSKDLPMRVKAASLGINAEEYLAEQAVDSGWTGIADIDVSGDDISDLYESEVAASEQVRGLPVNTGLVIHSERGSALGRVTGDGGYKLVRGDREVFGLHGRSAEQRIAIDLLLDPEVGIVSLGGRAGTGKSALALCAGLEAVLERQQQKKIIVFRPLFAVGGQELGYLPGDQAEKMSPWGQAVFDTLGSVVSGNVLDEVAERGMLEVMPLTHIRGRSLHDAFVIVDEAQSLERNVLLTVLSRMGQNSRVVLTHDVGQRDNLRVGRHDGIASVIETLKGHGLFGHVTLTRSERSAIAALVTDLLEQGELS is encoded by the coding sequence GTGACCACACGAGTTCCAGAGCAGCAGCTGAGCATCGAGCGGGACTCGGAGGTGGATCAGGACCTGCGCACCTATGTGCTCGACACGTCCGTCCTCCTCAGTGATCCGCGCGCATTCTTCCGCTTCGCCGAGCACTCCGTCGTCGTCCCGGTGGTGGTGATCAGCGAGCTCGAGAGCAAGCGCCACGATCCCGAGCTCGGCTACTTCGCCCGCCAGGCGCTGCGACACCTCGACGAGCTTCGGGTCGAGCACGGCCGTCTCGATTTCCCCGTTCCGGTCGGCGAGGGAGGCACGCTGCGCGTCGAACTCGCGAACACGGATGCCTCGGTGCTGCCGACAGGATTGCGACTGAGCGACAACGACACCCGGATCCTCGCCGTCGCGGCGAACCTCGCCTCGGACGGCCAGGAGGTCACGGTCGTCTCGAAGGACCTGCCCATGCGCGTGAAAGCGGCCTCTCTCGGGATCAATGCCGAGGAGTACCTGGCCGAGCAGGCCGTGGACAGCGGATGGACCGGCATCGCCGACATCGATGTCTCGGGCGATGACATCAGTGATCTGTACGAGAGCGAGGTGGCCGCAAGCGAGCAGGTGCGCGGCCTTCCTGTCAACACGGGGCTCGTCATCCATTCCGAGCGCGGGTCCGCTCTCGGACGCGTGACCGGCGACGGCGGGTATAAGCTCGTCCGCGGCGATCGCGAGGTGTTCGGTCTGCATGGGCGCTCGGCCGAGCAGCGGATCGCGATCGATCTGCTGCTCGACCCCGAGGTCGGCATCGTGTCGCTCGGCGGCCGTGCCGGCACCGGAAAGTCCGCCCTCGCGCTGTGCGCCGGACTCGAAGCAGTGCTCGAGCGCCAGCAGCAGAAGAAGATCATCGTCTTCCGTCCCCTCTTCGCCGTCGGCGGCCAGGAGCTCGGGTACCTCCCCGGCGACCAGGCCGAGAAGATGAGCCCGTGGGGGCAGGCGGTGTTCGACACGCTAGGGTCGGTCGTCTCGGGCAATGTCCTCGACGAGGTGGCCGAACGCGGGATGCTCGAGGTCATGCCCCTCACACACATCCGCGGTCGCTCGTTGCACGACGCGTTCGTGATCGTCGATGAGGCGCAGTCGCTGGAGCGCAACGTCCTGCTCACCGTGCTGAGTCGCATGGGTCAGAACTCGCGCGTGGTCCTCACGCACGACGTCGGCCAGCGCGACAACCTCCGCGTGGGACGCCATGACGGCATCGCCTCGGTGATCGAGACGTTGAAGGGTCATGGCCTGTTCGGGCACGTCACGCTGACGCGTTCCGAGCGTTCCGCGATCGCCGCGCTCGTGACCGATCTGCTCGAACAGGGCGAACTCAGCTGA
- a CDS encoding sensor histidine kinase, with amino-acid sequence MNRTVDVAAGLQRRRTVSLVAACVAAGFAVSAIAVLMALAVSGADVSWPAVSVFCAGAVATVTVTGFVTWHLAVPPYGDAANDVADSAIEAQRRLLDDVRHELKTPITIVRGHLEVMDPRDPDDVAATRALGIEELDRMTRLVGDIDLLASVESDGFTVDDVDLEHLTERVFGLVGVIPDHAWHLEQMARGVIRGDRDRLVQAWLQLADNAAKYTPAGTPIEIGSALYASGVQFWVRDHGHGIPSAMRHRVFRRFDRGAGSRTVGGSGLGLAIVDTIAKAHGGRCHVGDTPGGGATFTLDIPLATSATLPAPVRAGDVLLQREAIG; translated from the coding sequence GTGAACCGCACCGTCGACGTCGCGGCCGGCCTGCAGCGTCGGCGCACCGTGAGCCTCGTGGCCGCGTGCGTCGCGGCCGGGTTCGCGGTGTCGGCGATCGCCGTGCTGATGGCTCTGGCGGTTTCCGGCGCCGACGTGTCGTGGCCCGCCGTGTCGGTGTTCTGTGCGGGCGCCGTGGCGACCGTCACGGTCACGGGCTTCGTCACGTGGCATCTGGCCGTTCCGCCGTACGGCGACGCCGCGAACGATGTCGCCGACTCGGCCATAGAGGCCCAGCGCCGGCTGCTCGACGACGTCCGCCACGAGCTGAAGACCCCCATCACGATCGTGCGTGGCCACCTCGAGGTGATGGATCCGCGCGACCCCGACGATGTCGCCGCGACGCGCGCGCTGGGCATCGAGGAGCTCGACCGCATGACCCGGTTGGTGGGCGACATCGACCTGCTCGCCAGCGTCGAGTCCGACGGGTTCACGGTCGACGACGTCGACCTCGAGCATCTCACCGAACGCGTGTTCGGGCTCGTCGGGGTCATCCCCGATCATGCCTGGCATCTCGAACAGATGGCACGCGGCGTGATCCGCGGCGATCGCGACCGGCTGGTGCAGGCGTGGTTGCAACTGGCAGACAACGCCGCGAAGTACACGCCGGCGGGCACGCCGATCGAGATCGGCAGCGCGCTGTACGCCTCGGGCGTGCAGTTCTGGGTGCGAGACCACGGCCACGGCATCCCCTCCGCGATGCGGCACCGCGTCTTCCGCCGCTTCGATCGCGGCGCAGGAAGTCGCACGGTGGGCGGGTCGGGGCTCGGCCTGGCCATCGTCGACACGATCGCGAAGGCGCACGGCGGGCGATGCCACGTCGGCGACACGCCGGGCGGCGGTGCGACGTTCACGCTCGACATCCCGCTCGCAACGTCAGCCACCCTGCCCGCGCCGGTCCGCGCGGGCGATGTCCTGCTGCAGCGGGAGGCCATCGGATGA
- the trhA gene encoding PAQR family membrane homeostasis protein TrhA yields the protein MPQLPLIEAASVDAHVELKPTWRGWIHAATFPIAIAAGIVLIVLADGAPAKWASAVFMATSVLLFGNSALYHRFHWGPTTKAVLKRIDHANIMLLIAGTYTPIATLALPPQKGLLLLVLVWAGALLGILFRVFWIGAPRWLYVALYLLLGWAAVMYLVDLLQASVAMMVLVVVGGLLYTGGAICYALKRPNPWPGHFGFHEIFHVCTVLAFLCHWTACLLIALDPVVPSLGAAG from the coding sequence ATGCCGCAGTTGCCGCTGATCGAGGCGGCCTCCGTCGATGCGCACGTCGAACTCAAGCCCACGTGGCGCGGATGGATCCACGCGGCGACCTTCCCCATCGCGATCGCGGCGGGAATCGTGCTGATCGTCCTCGCCGACGGTGCGCCCGCGAAGTGGGCCTCCGCCGTGTTCATGGCGACCTCGGTACTGCTGTTCGGAAACTCCGCGCTGTATCACCGCTTCCACTGGGGCCCGACGACCAAGGCCGTCCTCAAGCGGATCGACCACGCGAACATCATGCTGCTGATCGCCGGCACCTACACACCGATCGCGACGCTCGCCCTGCCCCCGCAGAAGGGTCTGCTGCTGCTCGTGCTCGTGTGGGCGGGAGCACTGCTGGGCATCCTGTTCCGCGTCTTCTGGATCGGCGCCCCGCGCTGGCTCTACGTCGCGCTGTATCTGTTGCTGGGCTGGGCGGCCGTCATGTACCTCGTCGATCTCCTGCAGGCGAGTGTCGCCATGATGGTGCTCGTCGTCGTCGGCGGTCTGCTCTACACGGGTGGGGCGATCTGTTACGCGCTCAAGCGTCCGAACCCGTGGCCCGGGCACTTCGGGTTCCACGAGATCTTCCACGTCTGCACGGTGCTCGCCTTCCTCTGCCACTGGACGGCGTGCCTGCTCATCGCCCTCGACCCGGTCGTGCCGTCGCTCGGCGCGGCGGGCTGA
- a CDS encoding response regulator transcription factor: protein MTRILVVDDEPHIVSLIERALHSEGYDTASAADGPQALDLAQEGGIDLLILDVGLPTLDGFEVLRTLRSAGHRMPVIMLTARTSTRDTVDGLDAGASDYMPKPFSVAELLARVRSRLRDRAEATEAVLTHADVSLDLLSRRASVADEHVELSAREFALAEQFLRHPGRVLTREMLLSRVWGMDFDPGSNVVDVYVRYLRTKLGSAHIVTVRGEGYRWD, encoded by the coding sequence ATGACCCGCATCCTCGTCGTCGACGACGAACCTCACATCGTCTCTCTCATCGAGCGAGCCCTGCATTCGGAGGGGTACGACACCGCCTCGGCGGCCGATGGGCCGCAGGCGCTCGATCTGGCCCAGGAAGGCGGCATCGACCTCCTCATCCTCGACGTCGGCCTGCCCACGCTCGACGGATTCGAGGTGCTGCGAACGCTCCGATCGGCGGGGCACCGGATGCCGGTGATCATGCTCACTGCGCGCACGTCGACGCGCGACACCGTGGACGGCCTCGATGCCGGTGCGAGCGACTACATGCCCAAGCCCTTCTCGGTCGCAGAGCTGCTGGCGCGCGTGCGCTCGCGCCTGCGCGATCGCGCCGAGGCGACGGAGGCTGTGCTCACCCACGCCGACGTGTCCCTCGATCTGCTGTCGCGCCGGGCGAGCGTCGCGGACGAGCACGTCGAGCTGTCGGCACGCGAGTTCGCCCTGGCAGAGCAGTTCCTGCGCCATCCCGGTCGCGTCCTGACCCGCGAGATGCTGCTGAGCCGGGTTTGGGGCATGGACTTCGACCCCGGCTCGAACGTGGTCGACGTGTACGTGCGGTACCTCCGCACCAAACTGGGGTCGGCGCACATCGTCACCGTGCGCGGCGAGGGCTACCGCTGGGACTGA
- a CDS encoding DUF4307 domain-containing protein, with protein MTTAPPTSDLSDEVRAELDDRYGRRTSGPRRRWAWIVTGAVAVALVGYFGWSTVAQSIDAVDVDNTAFRLIDPHTVSVEFQVTLRRGAAVTCAIEAQDTDHGIVGWRIVQYPADDAHSRRFTETIPTVAEATTGLATSCWIP; from the coding sequence ATGACCACTGCGCCGCCGACCAGCGACCTCTCCGACGAGGTCCGCGCCGAGCTCGACGATCGGTACGGCAGGCGCACGAGCGGCCCGCGGAGGCGGTGGGCGTGGATCGTCACGGGTGCCGTCGCCGTCGCCCTCGTCGGGTATTTCGGATGGAGCACCGTGGCGCAGTCGATCGATGCCGTCGATGTCGACAACACCGCCTTCCGGCTGATCGATCCGCACACGGTATCCGTCGAGTTCCAGGTGACGCTCCGCCGGGGCGCCGCCGTCACCTGCGCCATCGAAGCACAGGACACCGATCACGGAATCGTCGGATGGCGGATCGTGCAGTACCCCGCCGACGATGCGCACAGCCGTCGCTTCACCGAGACGATCCCCACCGTCGCCGAGGCGACGACCGGGTTGGCGACTTCCTGCTGGATCCCGTAG
- a CDS encoding class II fumarate hydratase: MTENIEYRIEHDTMGEVRVPKDALYAAQTQRAVENFPISGTGLESTQIAALARIKKAAALANKRLGTLDGAIADAIAAAADDVITGRYDAQFPVDTYQTGSGTSSNMNMNEVLATLATQKLGAPVHPNDHVNASQSSNDVFPTSVHIAVTQALIDDLIPALDHLAVALETKAELWKTAVKSGRTHLMDATPVTLGQEFGGYARQIRLGVERVQAVLPRVGEVPLGGTAVGTGINTPLGFPQKVIEILAAETELPITEAKDHFEAQANRDGLVEASGALRTIAVSLTKINNDIRWMGSGPNTGLGELHIPDLQPGSSIMPGKVNPVVPEATLMVCARVIGNDATVAWAGASGAFELNVAIPVMGTALLESIRLLSNAMRVLADKTIDGLEANLDRSAAYAGMSPSIVTPLNKLIGYEAAAKIAKHAVAKGITVREAVIDLGYIQRGELTEQQLDEKLDLLSMTHAG, encoded by the coding sequence ATGACAGAGAACATCGAGTACCGGATCGAGCACGACACCATGGGCGAGGTGCGCGTCCCCAAGGACGCGCTGTACGCGGCCCAGACGCAGCGCGCGGTCGAGAACTTCCCGATCTCGGGCACGGGCCTCGAATCCACCCAGATCGCCGCCCTCGCCCGCATCAAGAAAGCCGCGGCTCTGGCCAACAAGCGCCTCGGAACCCTCGACGGTGCGATCGCCGATGCGATCGCCGCTGCTGCCGATGACGTGATCACCGGTCGCTACGACGCGCAGTTCCCCGTCGACACGTACCAGACCGGTTCGGGCACCTCGTCGAACATGAACATGAACGAGGTGCTCGCCACTCTCGCGACCCAGAAGCTCGGCGCTCCCGTGCACCCCAACGACCACGTGAACGCCTCGCAGTCCTCGAACGACGTCTTCCCCACGTCGGTGCACATCGCCGTCACCCAGGCCCTCATCGACGACCTGATCCCGGCGCTCGACCACCTCGCCGTCGCCCTCGAGACCAAGGCGGAGCTCTGGAAGACCGCCGTCAAGTCGGGTCGCACGCACCTGATGGATGCCACGCCGGTCACCCTCGGCCAGGAGTTCGGCGGCTATGCGCGCCAGATCCGTCTCGGCGTCGAGCGCGTGCAGGCGGTCCTCCCCCGCGTCGGAGAGGTCCCGCTGGGCGGCACCGCCGTCGGGACCGGCATCAACACGCCCCTGGGTTTCCCGCAGAAGGTCATCGAGATCCTCGCGGCCGAGACCGAGCTGCCGATCACCGAGGCGAAGGACCACTTCGAGGCGCAGGCGAACCGCGACGGCCTCGTGGAGGCATCCGGAGCGCTGCGCACGATCGCGGTCTCGCTCACGAAGATCAACAACGACATCCGCTGGATGGGCTCGGGCCCGAACACAGGTCTCGGAGAGCTGCACATCCCCGACCTGCAGCCCGGCTCGTCGATCATGCCCGGCAAGGTCAACCCGGTGGTCCCCGAGGCGACGCTGATGGTGTGCGCGCGCGTCATCGGCAACGATGCGACCGTCGCATGGGCGGGTGCATCGGGAGCGTTCGAGCTGAACGTCGCGATCCCCGTGATGGGCACGGCGCTGCTCGAGTCGATCCGCCTGCTGTCGAACGCGATGCGCGTGCTCGCCGACAAGACCATCGACGGACTCGAGGCCAACCTCGACCGCTCCGCCGCGTACGCGGGCATGTCGCCCTCGATCGTGACCCCGCTGAACAAGCTGATCGGCTACGAGGCCGCGGCGAAGATCGCCAAGCATGCCGTGGCGAAGGGCATCACCGTGCGCGAAGCCGTCATCGACCTCGGCTACATCCAGCGCGGGGAGCTCACCGAGCAGCAGCTCGATGAGAAGCTGGATCTGCTTTCGATGACGCACGCGGGCTGA
- the greA gene encoding transcription elongation factor GreA, which yields MAENTDTFLTQDAYDRLAAELEHLSTTGRTEIAARIEAAREEGDLKENGGYHAAKDEQGKQEARIRTLQALLKDAVVGEAPEADGVVRSGTVVTAVVAGGEEVFLLGSREIAAGSELDVYSEASPLGAAILGLAEGETSSYTAPNGREISVEIVKVETYTGQ from the coding sequence GTGGCCGAGAACACCGACACCTTCCTCACCCAGGATGCCTACGACCGGCTCGCTGCGGAGCTCGAGCACCTCTCGACAACGGGTCGCACCGAGATCGCGGCCCGCATCGAGGCGGCACGCGAAGAGGGCGACCTCAAGGAGAACGGCGGCTACCACGCGGCCAAGGACGAGCAGGGCAAGCAGGAGGCGCGCATCCGCACCCTCCAGGCGCTTCTGAAGGATGCCGTCGTCGGCGAGGCACCCGAGGCCGACGGCGTGGTGCGCAGCGGCACCGTCGTGACGGCGGTCGTCGCGGGCGGAGAAGAGGTCTTCCTGCTCGGCAGTCGCGAGATCGCCGCCGGCTCGGAGCTCGACGTGTACAGCGAGGCATCCCCCCTCGGCGCGGCGATCCTCGGCCTCGCGGAGGGCGAGACGTCGAGCTACACCGCTCCGAACGGGCGCGAGATCTCGGTCGAGATCGTGAAGGTCGAGACCTACACCGGCCAGTGA